The Euwallacea similis isolate ESF13 chromosome 27, ESF131.1, whole genome shotgun sequence genome segment ttaatttcagtttttgacattttttgtgaattctTTTTCTCTTAACTCCTGTCATTTCTggtatttttagtaaattgttTAACTTGTTCACCTAGTCTTAGAATTGATTATCTTATCTATGGTTTGATAACTTATTGAAAATCAGAGTCCACAGACTtacaaatatatttcattGATTCCATCTGGTTCATTCCTGAAATATATTTGTAATCTTCCACTGCGGCTTTGTGGTACTTGACCTTAAAGCTTTTTTCTGTGCATTGTCTGGCtgattatacatttttatgtcaGTCATTATTTAATAACCTAGTAGGAAAAACATTGTTAGtgtaatggtttttttttaattcaggaTTATGTATACGTAAGTAAATTCAagtaaattaaagtaaaaaattcaaaatgactTGTTGACAAAACATAATATTCATGTAAGTCGAAGTTGATGCATCAATGTTGGATAAtggtaaacaaaaatttctgtATTAACTCCCTCTCTACTAttgaaaatcttaattttgCGTCATGGAACCCCACCATACCATGTGTCATGTGTTTGGtctatttaatggaaattgcTGTTGAAACAGGTTTAGTACGTGGTCAGTGCTGGTCATTTCAAGCCATAAGCAGTTCGTGCACGTGTAGTGTCGTCCTTCGTTATCTCGCGTGTGTTTATACCTCATCTGCACTTAAAAATGCTGATTTTGTCGAGCCAAGGTGACAATGTTTGCGGGGATTCATTCAGCAGGTTGTTGGCTTGGTTTTTCtattacacaaaataaaaatatgctcAAGTTTTAACGAACCAAAACGCTTCATGCTGATTCGATTAGTTGCATTTGAATTCTAATGAGCTTGAAAATGGAGTATTGTGTCGTGGGAGTTAAGTATTAGGTGATGTTGCGCCACTATCACTGATGGGGCTTTAAGGTATATAGAAAGATGTTTCGAGTTAATTGGAATATGTCTTCTAAAAAAGCTTTAATAGgcattaattttcattaattggTAGTGGTACATGAAGTGAAAGGACTTTATAGATTTTTAACACACAAATTTCCACGTTCACAAACCACAAAAGAAgatttaaattagtaaaaatttaacgTCGTATTAGTAAGTGCTTCTCGTAGTGTTCTGCAGCAGGAACTACCAATAAAAGCAGGAACGactaataaaacttaattgaatCTTAACAACTGATTCAAAGTCGAggaattttcttaattgttaTTCATGAAACGACTTGGAGTGTTATTCTTATTATAATGACTtggttttaaataaagatagaCAGAATAGACGCAAGGCTGGAGAGTGAATCTGGCAAAAACACAGCAATTTGAGGGccaagaaatttatttagtaatgagaattttttagCTAAATCTCAGGTTAAAGGTGAATGAGCAACTTTCCATCTTCCAAAATTCCTAAACCGGCTTTCCAATCAAACCAGAGTTATTGCTTACAAATTGCAATAACAGTTGTCATGTAAATCGTAGTAGGGTAATTTGTCATAGGTAGTGACAGATGGCAAATTACGCGATTTAATGGCACCGACAATATTTCCCGCAATTAAATACCCGTTAACATTAGTTTGATTACTTGCTAGTTGTGGTTTATTAGTCTTAAACGATCTTCCAGTAAGTTTCCCATTGCAGTCCAAATTTTCCTTAGAGCCTTTATGTTCctctaattattttaacatatgTTGACTCCTTTCAAGTAGTTTAGGGGCTATCTCTtggaattcaatttttttaatgtgagtTGCTCATGGCAAAGATACGTTTTTCAAACAACAAAAGAATCAATTTTGATCCAtaatcttataaaaaaaaataagaatccacttttgcaatttctaaacaaactttttttcaagaaaacagaaaaattctaaaatatggTGTTAAGTAGTAGGAATTGGACAAGAAAttatggaaatgaaaaaaatggatATTGTTATGATTTTTCTTGTTCTTTTAGGATCTAATGATTAGctaaatagttattttttaataaataaaatttgccgCAAATAATTGACCGTTTTTCACCGAACCTTTCCATTAGACTTTGACTTATGTATGATCTTTTTATCATGTCATTCTTATCAcaccattaaaatttattgatgcaATATCGAATTTTAGATGTCTAAAAAATGGTCATAAAATTACATCCTTGAAGTTATCCATAATCAATTATAAGTATTAAACccttatataataatttacgactaaattttctaaaactataattgatgaatttttgtatggtaaaatttactgaaaactAGTTTTACTAGgtaattttgttgaaaacatTGTTAACCAATTACTTTACGTTGAAGTACCAAATTAGTATTGTTATCTAAAGTTTATTTACTGTAACGATCGCATGTTTAAGGAACAATTGCCAATGATGTGTCTAGGTTCAGTACTAGATTacgaaattttcaatcattATGACCCCATTTTTTAACGTGCATCCACTCTagaatttgtttattgatttttatacCAGAAACCATTATTATTTGCAATAGACTTGGGCCATGTTTTACATACTAAGATGGCATAATTGATAGTACTTTAGCAGTCCTAATTGTGGTATTAAACCTAATTTTCGTTTCTAGGAATAAGTGCtatgttttttgttataaacCGACAGTTGTAAATATAAACCACGCAATTATTGCTTGCTTTACGAATACAAAGGTCAATGTGCGATAATTGAGTAATAATTCTTTAGGGTTTCCTTTCTTTtgatatatatatacaaatctttattttgtaaGAAACAGGCTATCGACCAATTGGTCTGTCTGCCTTTTTTGGCATATCATGTTCTACTATTTGCctaagggaaaaaattaatgtaaaatctTTTGAAAGTCGAATAAGACTTTCCCTTTTAGCCAACGATAAAAATAGCCTCGCCGGGTTTATTGTTCATCAATCATGTTTAAACTTTTGTTACACACTTGGCTGCAGCATCTTAAGTGCCACTTGAAACTCTTTTGAACTGGTTTTCTAGGATCCTCTCCGAGCAAAGCCACTTTTAAAAGTCTAATTTCCTCTCTCCAATGCCTTCATTTTGGagtaaataaaagaaactaatttgaataatacCTGAATATctattcatttatttgttttctttgtgAACAAACACTAAAACTCCGACTTTTGCAGGAATTGCCTACGCCGCATCGCACGAAACGATGATACAGAGAGTTCACCGCACAGTGTTATGAACGTCATCGAGAAATTCGTCAAAACCGTGAACGTCATGGATGAAACCATCCTGGTTCCATGCAGGTTGATGGATCTGAAGGTGGGCGATGAGCAGGACCCGGCCTCCGATAAACATAAGAATAAGTATGCAGTGCAGCAGACTCTGAAAGCTACAGATCTCTTCGAGATCTACAGTATGCTCAAGAACGTTAAGGATGGGTTATTATGGGGTGGCAAGGCCCAGCCTGTACAGGATATTCCGGAGACATCCTTGGGTAggtgtttattaaataaattaactaagcgTTATTTCCGAAACAGTTTAAGGTTATTAAGGTTATCGTAGTTTAAATTGATTATGTGTTACATCAGATGTTTCATACATTAGGAAATGATTACAAAGAGAAAAAGTTTGCATTTAGAtcatatgatttattttgaccatttaaaaatagccGCTTTATGCAATCATTCTTAactaatttttagtttaataattttttgtatttttgcgGTAATACTTCAGGATGTTTCTATACTATTTTTGTGCATTTGTGGTTATGATCTATTTTATGGCtgtagtatatttttgcaagGATTTCCAGTAATGAAGGTGCTTAAAAAAAGGTGCTTAAAACAATGTGTAATATTTAAACCTTGTTTTAAATGATGTCATCACAATATTCAGTCTATTTTCTTGCATAAAAAAAcaagtcatcaaaattttatgtcgGGCCCACCTTTTGTCTCGACGACTATTGATTGTTCAGGTTCAGGTCGgtttgtcttgaaattttggaaaccCGTATTTTATCTAATGTGAACTGTGATCAGATTAACAAAACTGATGTCACGGTTTTAAGCAGAGTggtgtaaataaatttttttcattttgttcgAGACCCATTCTCGGTggaacttaataaaaataaatgaatattttccaaaactaacaaaaaaaattattttttttactaaaataattccaaaaaatcTTCTGGTAAATATCAGGATTTGCACAAGCACGTACAAGAAAAACgaacagaaaaaaatcgctTTATATGTTGCAAGtgtttattgataaaattcacACAAACAATGTTAGTTTTcaatgctttttttaatttcagtttcagTTCTCCCAATAAAAGGCCACATTCGGCGACCATCAACAGTGAGCGTGGGCTCGACTAACTCGAGTACTTCTGCATTGAGCGATTCCGACTCAGAGACCGGTAGCTGCAATGAGAATGATTCAGGAATTGAGGAAGTGGTGCCAGAAGAATGCCGTACCGAAAGGATAGCCCATGATTTCCAGAGGCATTTGGTGGGACTCACCAGGTCATTGAAAGAGATGACCGAAGCTGCCCAGTACCTGACTTGGCGCTATCAGCACGATATTGGTGGGCCAGTTTAATTGTTAAGGGTTTTAGGGCAATAATTTTTGCGACCTAGGTGTACATAAGTGGGAAAAAGTGTAGGTGTTAATCCTTGTTTCAGATCTAAAATTGCGGTTCGAATGAATTGTATGGCaaattttgttgcttttttcCACAGATGTGCTGTGTTTGCTTGAGGGTTTGTGTGACTGGAGCTGAGCGACTGTTGCGCGTAATGGTCAATCTGCAAAGTGATATATCGGTTAGATTATCTAATTTTGCTCATTATGttgttattataatatttttatttattctagtGAGAGTTGTAGATAGAGATGTATcgattatttataaataaagcGCTCTATTGAAATGGTTCTCGCGGTTTTCATTCGTCCCGCACCAAATTAAGAGAGATAATGGAGTTTTAATgaggtttttattaataaaaatataaacatcaaCACCTGTCCCTTACATACAAACAATGCTTATTTATCTTATGAaagtatatacatatgtatattttaatattaactctAGAACAAAAGATATACCCAAATTAAGTACTTTTTTTAGAGACGGCTCTTTACTTATCAATACTTACATAAAATGGCAAAGTTTCGTATGGAAAATCTATACATACAATATAATAGCCCTTATGTGGATACATACTTTATACAAGATGCTAGAGTTGCTCAATGAGtttagagttaaaaaaatttttgtacaCACCCGTGGACCTTAGATTAGGTAACACCACTATAGGTGAGTCAAGTTGAGTAGGGTTTCTGGTTGAAAATGACATATTGAATCACATTTATAGGAAATAAAGTCAACATCGGAGCAGTAGCAGTTCCTGttggtatttttaattaagcaaCTGGCAAACTGTACGGAGACACTAATCAAACTCCGTTAAACACTATCAATACGATATATTTGTTTGATTTAGGACTTCTTCCCCACCTAACACACTATGCTAAGAGATTACTTACTATACAGACAGTGGTCTT includes the following:
- the LOC136417311 gene encoding mid1-interacting protein 1-like isoform X3; the protein is MLILSSQGDNVCGDSFSRNCLRRIARNDDTESSPHSVMNVIEKFVKTVNVMDETILVPCRLMDLKVGDEQDPASDKHKNKYAVQQTLKATDLFEIYSMLKNVKDGLLWGGKAQPVQDIPETSLVSVLPIKGHIRRPSTVSVGSTNSSTSALSDSDSETGSCNENDSGIEEVVPEECRTERIAHDFQRHLVGLTRSLKEMTEAAQYLTWRYQHDIGGPV
- the LOC136417311 gene encoding mid1-interacting protein 1-like isoform X4; translated protein: MHIMCEVVLATTQFQKNCLRRIARNDDTESSPHSVMNVIEKFVKTVNVMDETILVPCRLMDLKVGDEQDPASDKHKNKYAVQQTLKATDLFEIYSMLKNVKDGLLWGGKAQPVQDIPETSLVSVLPIKGHIRRPSTVSVGSTNSSTSALSDSDSETGSCNENDSGIEEVVPEECRTERIAHDFQRHLVGLTRSLKEMTEAAQYLTWRYQHDIGGPV
- the LOC136417311 gene encoding mid1-interacting protein 1-like isoform X1; translated protein: MVFIASENSSLVENMMNTTYQDKITQSLENSRNCLRRIARNDDTESSPHSVMNVIEKFVKTVNVMDETILVPCRLMDLKVGDEQDPASDKHKNKYAVQQTLKATDLFEIYSMLKNVKDGLLWGGKAQPVQDIPETSLVSVLPIKGHIRRPSTVSVGSTNSSTSALSDSDSETGSCNENDSGIEEVVPEECRTERIAHDFQRHLVGLTRSLKEMTEAAQYLTWRYQHDIGGPV
- the LOC136417311 gene encoding mid1-interacting protein 1-like isoform X2, which codes for MGPVFVQIYLVISVIFMVHKLAVNCLRRIARNDDTESSPHSVMNVIEKFVKTVNVMDETILVPCRLMDLKVGDEQDPASDKHKNKYAVQQTLKATDLFEIYSMLKNVKDGLLWGGKAQPVQDIPETSLVSVLPIKGHIRRPSTVSVGSTNSSTSALSDSDSETGSCNENDSGIEEVVPEECRTERIAHDFQRHLVGLTRSLKEMTEAAQYLTWRYQHDIGGPV